The following proteins are co-located in the Cyanobacteria bacterium GSL.Bin1 genome:
- a CDS encoding peptidylprolyl isomerase, with translation MINFSGQTIEEKEIIDFLKRETLFKEICQKILHRRIIAQVAQEKNITVTPEEIQTEADSIRYGQRLEKASDTLNWLKEQMITSEDWEAGLRDRLLAKKLSEHLFAAEVDKYFAQHRADFEQFILYQIILPYEQLAWEVYYQLEEEEISFYEAAHLYDIDERRRLQCGYQGKVNHRSLKADIAPVVFGATIGEIVGPLSTEQGYHLFMIEAVIPPELTPKRREEILNQLFQDWLEGELNHLLYHTL, from the coding sequence ATGATTAATTTCTCTGGCCAAACTATTGAAGAAAAAGAAATTATTGACTTTCTGAAAAGAGAAACGCTTTTCAAGGAAATCTGTCAGAAAATACTGCACAGAAGAATTATTGCGCAAGTTGCTCAAGAGAAAAATATCACCGTTACTCCCGAAGAAATACAAACTGAAGCAGATAGTATCCGTTATGGACAGCGTTTAGAGAAAGCCTCGGATACCCTAAATTGGCTAAAAGAACAGATGATCACTTCAGAAGATTGGGAAGCAGGGCTCAGGGATCGCCTGTTAGCAAAAAAGTTATCCGAGCATTTATTTGCGGCAGAAGTCGACAAGTATTTTGCTCAACATCGAGCTGATTTTGAACAATTTATCCTCTATCAGATTATCCTCCCTTACGAGCAACTCGCTTGGGAAGTTTATTATCAATTGGAAGAAGAAGAAATCAGTTTTTATGAAGCAGCCCACCTCTACGACATTGATGAACGACGCCGACTGCAATGCGGTTATCAAGGTAAAGTCAACCATCGCAGTTTAAAAGCTGATATTGCCCCAGTTGTCTTTGGAGCTACCATCGGGGAAATCGTCGGTCCTCTTTCAACCGAACAAGGGTATCACCTTTTTATGATCGAAGCGGTTATTCCCCCCGAATTAACCCCCAAGAGGCGGGAGGAAATTCTGAATCAGTTATTTCAAGATTGGCTAGAAGGGGAATTAAACCACCTTCTCTATCACACTCTCTAG
- a CDS encoding HlyD family efflux transporter periplasmic adaptor subunit, protein MQHQIRNGSASVDNSVDGIEASPAETPEKQTTSWSTAVHSLLDQPPATFPQHLMAWGIVFCIVFGSWAWFGKIEEIGKAKGKLVPQGEPYKVHPVELGKVTKLAVEEGETVKAGEVLFELDTELAKKEVERLEQLLSSHQDHLAQQQTSLERLQLEAQTRAAIAAAEVLAQRLAVTQAQNQITTNRQLLFQLRLERNAYQEKQARLQPITTIDQERIAQLKTEIAAHQERLQKLKLLEEEGAISQEFVFQGEQALRDTEQRLMQTKLQNLTSTEEQIFQAEQSLREVKSRISQSEGNLATALKEAEKLQAGLDQKQAEATRNKLETQQQINQLEMEITNLNAKIAETQNLLVSAGTRLKQRFLKAPVDGMILSMNLENVGEVVQAGQTIAEIAPQGAPLVLSALLPNREAGFVEEGMTVKVKLDAYPFQDYGIVSGTVISISSNTKVDQQLGAAYRVKVKLDRDHVSEDGERIKFKPGQTATADIVIRRRRIIDVLFDPFRQLHKDGINL, encoded by the coding sequence ATGCAACATCAAATCCGGAACGGCTCGGCTTCTGTAGATAATTCCGTAGATGGAATTGAAGCGAGTCCAGCAGAAACACCGGAAAAACAAACCACCTCTTGGTCAACTGCCGTCCATTCTCTGTTAGACCAACCCCCAGCAACCTTTCCCCAACATTTAATGGCTTGGGGGATAGTATTCTGCATCGTTTTTGGCAGTTGGGCATGGTTTGGCAAAATTGAAGAAATTGGCAAGGCAAAGGGAAAATTAGTGCCACAAGGCGAGCCGTATAAAGTTCATCCGGTGGAATTGGGGAAAGTGACTAAATTGGCAGTAGAGGAAGGAGAAACCGTAAAAGCCGGTGAAGTTCTGTTTGAACTGGATACGGAACTCGCGAAAAAAGAGGTAGAACGGCTTGAGCAACTCCTGAGTTCCCACCAAGATCACTTGGCGCAACAGCAAACTTCGTTGGAGAGATTACAATTGGAAGCCCAAACCCGAGCGGCGATCGCTGCGGCAGAAGTTCTTGCTCAGCGTTTAGCCGTTACTCAGGCTCAGAATCAAATCACTACCAACCGCCAACTCTTGTTTCAACTGCGCTTGGAGCGCAATGCCTATCAAGAAAAACAAGCCCGACTCCAACCGATTACGACGATCGACCAAGAGAGAATCGCTCAACTCAAAACTGAGATTGCTGCCCACCAGGAGCGTCTTCAGAAGCTAAAGCTGTTGGAGGAAGAAGGGGCAATTTCTCAAGAATTTGTCTTTCAAGGGGAACAAGCATTGCGCGATACTGAGCAACGACTCATGCAAACCAAACTACAAAATTTGACCAGTACGGAAGAGCAAATTTTTCAAGCTGAACAGTCCTTGCGAGAGGTTAAGAGTCGCATTAGTCAGAGTGAAGGTAATCTTGCCACAGCCTTAAAAGAAGCGGAAAAGCTGCAAGCCGGTCTAGACCAAAAACAAGCAGAAGCCACCAGGAATAAGTTAGAAACCCAGCAGCAAATTAACCAACTGGAAATGGAAATAACTAACCTCAACGCCAAAATAGCAGAAACCCAAAATCTCCTGGTTAGCGCCGGTACCCGTTTAAAGCAGCGATTCCTGAAAGCTCCTGTCGATGGGATGATCCTATCAATGAACCTTGAAAATGTTGGAGAAGTGGTTCAGGCGGGCCAGACCATCGCTGAAATTGCGCCTCAAGGAGCTCCCTTAGTGCTTTCTGCCCTCTTGCCTAACCGAGAAGCCGGTTTTGTCGAAGAAGGAATGACCGTGAAAGTCAAGTTAGATGCCTATCCTTTTCAGGATTATGGCATTGTCTCGGGTACAGTGATCTCAATTTCCTCGAATACTAAAGTTGACCAGCAGTTGGGGGCAGCCTATCGTGTAAAAGTTAAGCTTGATCGCGACCATGTTAGTGAAGACGGAGAAAGGATCAAATTCAAACCGGGTCAAACTGCCACGGCTGATATTGTTATTCGTCGCCGTCGCATTATCGATGTTTTATTCGATCCATTTCGGCAACTTCACAAAGATGGCATCAATTTATAA
- a CDS encoding HetP family heterocyst commitment protein gives MSSRPNCLNIKGDRAMTTEQFNQIVGAIIEGKYSWACVLILSFAGYNPLHYIPYRTYNRLLKENCCCKSRDQEKSDTNNQSKKQEKKSRAKTLVNIN, from the coding sequence ATAAGCTCTCGACCAAATTGTTTAAATATTAAAGGTGATAGAGCAATGACAACAGAACAGTTTAATCAGATTGTTGGGGCAATTATAGAGGGGAAATACTCATGGGCCTGCGTTTTAATTTTGAGTTTTGCTGGTTACAATCCCTTACACTACATTCCTTACCGAACTTATAACCGTTTACTGAAAGAGAATTGCTGTTGTAAAAGTAGAGATCAGGAAAAAAGTGATACCAACAATCAGTCTAAAAAGCAAGAGAAGAAAAGTCGTGCCAAAACTCTAGTGAATATCAATTAA